From the Manihot esculenta cultivar AM560-2 chromosome 14, M.esculenta_v8, whole genome shotgun sequence genome, the window TTATTCCTCCCGGCGGCGCTACTTTTTATCCCAACTGGGCTGCAAACCAAACCTTCTCTGTGGGTGACACTCTTGGTAagaatgcaaaaaaaaaaatttgtgtaTTTTCATTACAAATTAGAGAGGCAGAAGActgaatatttttcattaaatatcaTTTGTAGTGTTTAATTTTGCGGCAAACCAGCATGATGTGGCTAAAGTAACAAAAGCTGATTACGATGCTTGCACCACAACCAATCCTATTTCTATGGAAACAGCCAGCCCAGCTAGAATCACCATTAATGCTACCGGAGAGCACTATTTCATCTGCAATTTCACCGGCCACTGCTCGGCCGGTCAAAAGTTGATGATCAATGTTAGTGCCGCAACTTCTTCTCCAGCTCCCcaaccttcttcttcctcctctccGGCACCTCAGCCTTCTACTTCTACTCCTACTCCTGCTCCTCAACCCAGCACCCCTTCTCCTCAACCTTCTGCTACTCCTGCTCCAACTCCTACTCCGGTTTCTGCCCCATCACCTTCTCCAGTTTCTACACCGACTCCTTCACCGGTTTCTGCCCCATCACCGGGACCATCCGCGCCTGGAGTAACTTACACTGTTGGAGACAGTCAGGGCTGGACTCTTCTTTCCAATACTGCCGCTTTTTACCAAAATTGGGCTTCCGGCAAGAACTTTATGCCCG encodes:
- the LOC110630663 gene encoding uclacyanin 1, with protein sequence MARKLHMAFLVAVVIAVLMQISAAQTTHVVGNNSGWIIPPGGATFYPNWAANQTFSVGDTLVFNFAANQHDVAKVTKADYDACTTTNPISMETASPARITINATGEHYFICNFTGHCSAGQKLMINVSAATSSPAPQPSSSSSPAPQPSTSTPTPAPQPSTPSPQPSATPAPTPTPVSAPSPSPVSTPTPSPVSAPSPGPSAPGVTYTVGDSQGWTLLSNTAAFYQNWASGKNFMPGDILVFNYNNGAHDVAELTQENYNSCNTNNPISLSSTPPTRITLTAGEHFYVCAIPGHCSAGQKLAINVTSSGTATPPSSTATPPSSTTTPPSSTTPPTPIVPPPSDSSARSLSVAGLSATLLSIVVACLY